From Salvelinus sp. IW2-2015 linkage group LG2, ASM291031v2, whole genome shotgun sequence, one genomic window encodes:
- the LOC111974472 gene encoding nuclear receptor subfamily 4 group A member 2: MPCIQAQYGSSPQGASPASQSYSYHTAGEYSCDFLTPEFVKFSMDLTNTEITATTSLPSFSTFIDNYSTSYDVKPPCLYQMPHSGEQSSIKVEDVQMHSYHQQSHLPXQSEEMMAHSGSIYFKPXSPQAPTTPNFQVQPNHMWEDPGSLHSFHQNYVAATSHMIEQRKNPVSSLSLFSFKQSPPGTPVSSCQMRFDGPLHVSMNHDNPGAHRGLDSQRFAVPSALRKQAGLALPHSLQLGHGHQLMDSQVHSPPSRGSPSNEGLCAVCGDNAACQHYGVRTCEGCKGFFKRTVQKNAKYVCLANKNCPVDKRRRNRCQYCRFQKCMVVGMVKEVVRTANLKGRRGRLPSKPKSPQDPSPPSPPVSLISALVRAHVDSNPSMSGLDYSRFQANPDYQMSGDDTQHIQQFYDLLTGSMEIIRGWAEKIPGFSDLPKQDQDLLFESAFLELFVLRLAYRSNPVEGKLIFCNGVVLHRLQCVRGFGEWIDSIVEFSSNLQSMNIDISAFSCIAALAMVTERHGLKEPKRVEELQNKIVNCLKDQVTFNGGGLNRPNYLSKLLGKLPELRTLCTQGLQRIFYLKLEDLVPPPAIIDKLFLDTLPF, translated from the exons ATGCCCTGCATTCAGGCTCAGTATGGGTCATCACCGCAAGGAGCCAGCCCCGCTTCGCAGAGCTACAGCTACCACACCGCTGGAGAATACAGCTGCGACTTCTTAACACCTGAGTTTGTTAAGTTTAGTATGGACCTGACCAACACTGAGATCACAGCTACTACTTCTCTCCCTAGTTTCAGCACYTTCATTGACAACTATAGCACCAGTTACGACGTTAAACCGCCCTGTCTATATCAAATGCCTCATTCTGGAGAGCAGTCCTCCATCAAAGTCGAGGACGTCCAGATGCACAGCTATCATCAGCAGAGCCATTTGCCASCTCAGTCGGAAGAGATGATGGCCCACTCCGGSTCWATMTACTTCAAACCCWCCTCACCTCARGCCCCAACCACACCAAACTTCCAGGTTCAGCCCAATCACATGTGGGAGGACCCTGGGTCCCTCCACAGTTTCCACCAGAACTATGTGGCAGCGACCTCTCATATGATAGAACAGCGCAAAAACCCGGTGTCAAGYCTGTCACTATTCTCCTTCAAACAGTCCCCTCCTGGTACCCCTGTGTCGAGTTGCCAGATGCGATTCGATGGTCCACTGCACGTCTCCATGAACCACGACAACCCAGGAGCACACCGAGGCTTAGACAGCCAGAGRTTCGCGGTACCRAGTGCTCTAAGGAAACAGGCRGGCTTAGCCTTRCCRCACTCCCTRCAGCTCGGCCATGGACACCAGTTGATGGACAGCCAAGTTCATTCGCCCCCGTCCCGCGGATCACCATCAAACGAGGGTCTGTGCGCAGTGTGTGGGGACAACGCTGCTTGCCAGCATTATGGAGTGAGAACCTGCGAGGGTTGCAAAGGATTTTTTAAG CGCACTGTTCAGAAAAATGCTAAATACGTGTGTTTAGCGAACAAAAATTGTCCTGTCGATAAACGCCGAAGAAACCGTTGCCAATACTGCCGTTTCCAGAAGTGCATGGTTGTCGGAATGGTCAAAGAGG TTGTCCGGACTGCTAATCTAAAAGGTCGAAGAGGCCGTCTTCCCTCCAAACCTAAAAGTCCCCAAGACCCCTCACCACCCTCGCCACCTGTCAGTCTCATAAGTGCCCTTGTTAGGGCTCATGTCGATTCCAACCCGTCCATGTCTGGCTTGGACTACTCAAGA TTTCAGGCTAACCCTGACTACCAAATGAGTGGAGACGACACCCAGCACATCCAGCAGTTCTATGATCTCCTGACGGGTTCCATGGAGATTATCCGCGGTTGGGCGGAGAAGATCCCTGGGTTTTCTGATCTTCCGAAGCAGGATCAAGATCTCCTTTTCGAATCAGCCTTCCTGGAACTTTTTGTTCTGCGGCTGGCATACAG GTCCAACCCAGTGGAAGGCAAACTCATTTTTTGCAATGGGGTGGTCTTACACAGGCTGCAGTGTGTCCGAGGATTTGGGGAATGGATAGACTCGATTGTGGAGTTTTCCTCTAACCTGCAGAGCATGAACATCGACATATCAGCATTCTCCTGCATCGCCGCTCTTGCCATGGTAACAG AGAGGCATGGGCTTAAGGAACCCAAGAGGGTTGAAGAACTTCAAAACAAGATAGTGAACTGCCTTAAAGACCAAGTGACATTCAATGGCGGAGGTTTGAATCGTCCGAACTACTTGTCAAAACTTTTGGGAAAGCTCCCTGAACTTCGCACCCTATGTACACAAGGTCTGCAACGTATCTTCTACTTAAAACTCGAAGACTTGGTTCCTCCGCCAGCAATAATTGACAAACTTTTCCTCGACACTCTACCTTTTTAA